The Pseudomonas sp. FP198 genomic interval ACGTGTTTTGCATCGAGGCCTGGTTCGATCAGTTCGCCAGCTTCCGCTACGAACTGGAAAAGAAATTCGCCGCCGGGGTCCCCATCAGCCTGGAGCTGCAGGAGGGTCGCAATCATGTGCAACAGGCTGCCGAGCGCAGCGATGGCGAATTGAGCGAACAGCTGGCCGCGTTGCACCACCAGCTTTCGAGCCTGTTGCCGGAAGAACAGGTCGCCTTGTTCCTTGAACCGCGCAGTGCGGACCTGATGTCGCTGGCCGACCATCGGCCTTACCTGAGCATCAGTCCCGAATATCCGCTTGACGTGGAACGCGAACGGGCCGAGTTCGCCAGTTGGTATGAACTGTTCCCCCGTTCGATCACTGATGATGCCAGCCGCCACGGCACCTTCAACGACGTGCATTCGCGCCTGGCGGTGATCCAGGACATGGGTTTCGACGTGCTGTACTTCCCGCCGATCCACCCGATCGGCCGTAGTTTCCGCAAAGGTCCGAACAACTCCCTGACCGCCGGTCCCGACGATCCGGGCAGCCCTTACGCCATTGGCAGCGAGGAGGGCGGGCACGAGGCGATTCACCCGCAGTTGGGCACGCGCGAGGATTTCCGCCGTCTGGTGGCCGCCGCAGCCGATCACGGCCTGGAGATCGCCCTCGACTTCGCCATCCAGTGTTCCCAGGACCACCCCTGGCTCAAGCAGCATCCGGGCTGGTTCAGCTGGCGGCCGGACGGCACGATCAAATACGCGGAGAACCCGCCGAAAAAATACCAGGACATCGTCAACGTCGATTTCTATGCCGCCGATGCGATTCCGAGCCTGTGGACCGAGCTGCGCGACATTGTGGTGGGCTGGGTCAACGAGGGCGTGAAGATATTCCGCGTCGACAATCCTCACACCAAGCCGTTGCCGTTCTGGCAGTGGCTGATCGCCGATGTGCGCGCGCAGTACCCCGACGTGATGTTCCTGGCGGAAGCCTTCACCACGCCGGCGATGATGGCGCGGCTCGGCAAGGTCGGTTATTCCCAGAGCTACACCTACTTCACCTGGCGCAACACCAAGGCCGAACTGGCGACCTATTTCACCGAGCTCAATGAGTCGCCCTTGCGCGAATGCTACCGGCCGAATTTTTTCGTCAATACACCGGATATCAACCCGGCGTTCCTTCACGAGTCGGGGCGCGCCGGTTTTCTCATTCGCGCCGCGCTGGCGACCATGGGGTCGGGCCTGTGGGGCATGTATTCGGGCTTCGAGCTTTGCGAATCGGCAGCGGTGCCAGGCAAGGAGGAGTACCTCGATTCGGAGAAGTACGAAATCCGGCCACGGGATTTCACTGCGCCCGGCAACATCATCGCCGAGATCGCCCAGCTCAACCGTATTCGCCGCCAGAACCCGGCGCTGCATACGCACCTGGGCCTGAAGATCTAAAACGCCTGGAACGACAACATCCTGTACTTCGGCAAGCGCACGCCGGATGGCAGCAACTTCATCCTGGTGGCGGTGAGCCTCGATCCGCACAACGTCCAGGAAGCCAATTTCGAATTACCGTTGTGGGAAATGGGCCTGCCGGACGATGCCCAGACCCAGGGCGAGGATTTGATGAACGGCCACCGCTGGACCTGGTACGGCAAGTACCAGTTCATGCGGATCGACCCGGCATACCAGCCGTTCGGGATCTGGCGGATCAGCGTGGGGTGAGGCGTAAGCGATTTCAGTGATCGCTCTTGTGGCGAGGGAGCTGCTCCCGCTTGACCGGGCTGGCGCTCCAGTGCGAAGCGCTCATCGCCTTTTTTTGGGGCCGCTACGCAGCCCAGCGGGAGCAAGCTCCCTCGCCACGTAGATATCGCCAGCCAGCCCAACGGTTCTATCGAATTTTCAGGAGTTGCAAATGGCCAAGAAACCCCGGTCTGCCACCTTTATCAACGACCCGCTCTGGTACAAGGACGCGGTGATCTATCAGGTCCACGTCAAATCCTATTTCGACTCCAACAACGACGGGATCGGCGACTTTCCCGGGCTGATCGAGAAGCTCGACTACATCGCCGACCTGGGCGTCAACACCATCTGGCTGCTGCCGTTCTACCCTTCGCCCCGGCGCGATGACGGTTATGACATCGCCGAATACCGTGGCGTCAGCCCCGACTACGGCACCATGGCCGATGCGCGGCGCTTCATCGCCGAGGCCCACAAGCGCAACCTGCGGGTCATCACCGAGCTGGTCATCAACCACACCTCGGACCAGCATCCCTGGTTCCAGCGCGCGCGCAAGGCCAAGAAGGGCTCGAAAGCGCGGGATTTCTACGTCTGGTCGGATGACGACCACAAGTACGACGGCACGCGGATCATTTTCCTCGATACCGAGAAGTCCAACTGGACCTGGGATCCGGTGGCCGGCCAGTACTTCTGGCACCGCTTCTATTCCCACCAGCCGGACCTCAACTTCGACAACCCGCAGGTCATCAAGGCCGTGCTGTCGGTGATGCGTTACTGGCTCGACATGGGCATCGATGGCCTGCGTCTGGACGCGATTCCGTACCTGATCGAGCGCGACGGCACCAACAATGAGAACCTGCCCGAGACCCATGACGTCCTCAAGCTGATCCGTGCCGAGATCGACGCCAATTACCCCGACCGCATGCTGCTGGCCGAGGCCAACCAGTGGCCGGAAGACACCCAGCTGTATTTTGGCGATGTCGACGCCCAAGGCCTCAATGGCGACGAATGTCACATGGCGTTCCACTTCCCGTTGATGCCGCGCATGTACATGGCGCTGGCCCAGGAAGATCGTTTCCCCATCACCGACATCCTGCGCCAGACGCCGGAAATCCCGGCCAATTGCCAATGGGCGATTTTCTTGCGCAACCACGATGAGCTGACCCTGGAAATGGTCACCGACAAGGAACGCGACTACCTGTGGAACTACTACGCGGCCGATCGCCGGGCGCGGATCAACCTGGGCATTCGCCGGCGCCTGGCGCCGCTGATGGAGCGCGACCGTCGCCGCGTGGAATTGCTCAACAGTTTGCTGCTGTCGATGCCCGGTACGCCGACTTTGTACTACGGCGATGAAATCGGCATGGGCGACAACATCTACCTCGGTGACCGCGATGGCGTGCGCACGCCGATGCAGTGGTCGATCGACCGCAACGGCGGTTTTTCCCGCGCCGACCCGGCGAGCCTGGTGCTGCCGCCAATCATGGATCCGCAGTACGGCTACCTCTCGGTGAACGTCGAGACCCAGGCCGGCGACCCGCATTCGCTGCTCAACTGGACCCGTCGGATGCTCGCGGTGCGCAAGCAGTCCAAGGCCTTCGGCCGGGGCACGCTGAAGATGCTGTCGCCGAGCAACCGCCGGATCCTTGCCTACACCCGTGAATACACCGGCCCGGATGGCAAGCATGAAATCATCCTCTGCGTCGCCAACGTTTCACGTAGCGCCCAGGCGGCGGAGCTGGACCTGTCGGCCTATGCCGGCATGGTCCCGGTGGAAATGCTCGGGGGTAATGCCTTCCCGCCCATCGGCCAGTTGAATTTCCTCCTGACCCTGGCGCCGTACGGCTTCTATTGGTTCGCCCTGGCGGCGGAAAACCAGATGCCGAGCTGGCATGTGGAACCTGCCCAGAGCCTACCGGACTTCACCACGCTGGTACTGAAAAAGCGCTTGGAAGAATTGCTTGAGGCGCCGTCACGCACGACGTTGGAGCAGAGCATTCTGCCAAGCTGGCTGCAGAACCGTCGCTGGTTCGCCGGCAAGGACAGCGCCATCGAGAAAGTCGACATCGTCTATGGCGTGCGCTTCGGTGATCCGCAACGGCCTGTGCTGTTGAGCGAAATCGACGTGACCAGCGCCGGTCAGACGCTGCGCTATCAACTGCCATTCGGTCTGTTGGCCGAGGACCAGGTGGGCGCGGCGCTGCCGCAGCAACTGGCCTTGTCGCGGGTTCGCCGGGGGCGTCAGGTCGGGCTGATTACCGATGCGTTCACCCTGGAGAGCTTCGTGCGAGCCGTGATGCAAGGCATCCAGGCCAGCACCGTATTGCCGTGCGCCGATGGCGAGTTGCGGTTTGAACCCACCGCAGGCCTGGCGGCGCTGAACCTTGGCGCCGAGCCGGAAGTGCGCTACCTGTCCGCCGAGCAGTCCAACAGTTCGGTGGTGGTCGGCGGCAGCCTGGTGCTCAAGCTGATCCGCAAGGTTGCGTCGGGCGTGCATCCGGAACTGGAGATGAGTGCTTACCTGACCGCTGCCGGCTTCAGCAATATTTCGCCGCTGCTGGGTTCGGTGATTCGCCGCGACGCCCAGGGCGAGGATGCGCTGCTGATGATCGCCCAGGGTTACCTGAGCAATCAGGGTGATGCGTGGGAATGGACCCAGAACAACCTCGAGCGCGCCTTGCGCGACGAACTGGCGGACGCGGTGTCCGAACAGGAACAGCACTACAACGCCCTGGGTGAGCTGAAGGACTTCGCCGGCATGCTCGGCCAGCGCCTGGGGGAAATGCACAAGGTGCTTGCCCAGCCCACCGACAACACGGACTTCGCGCCGCAGGCCACCAGCGCCAAAGAGGCCCAGGCGATCGGCAAGGATGTCGTCGCCCAGGTGGAAAACGCCTTGCGTCTGCTCAAGCAGAACCAGGGGCAATTGAACCCGGCGGACCAAGCCATGGTCGCACGCTTGCTGGAACACAGGAAAACCGTGCTGGCCCATGTCCAGGAGCTGGCCGGCAAGGCCGCCGGT includes:
- the treS gene encoding maltose alpha-D-glucosyltransferase, which codes for MAKKPRSATFINDPLWYKDAVIYQVHVKSYFDSNNDGIGDFPGLIEKLDYIADLGVNTIWLLPFYPSPRRDDGYDIAEYRGVSPDYGTMADARRFIAEAHKRNLRVITELVINHTSDQHPWFQRARKAKKGSKARDFYVWSDDDHKYDGTRIIFLDTEKSNWTWDPVAGQYFWHRFYSHQPDLNFDNPQVIKAVLSVMRYWLDMGIDGLRLDAIPYLIERDGTNNENLPETHDVLKLIRAEIDANYPDRMLLAEANQWPEDTQLYFGDVDAQGLNGDECHMAFHFPLMPRMYMALAQEDRFPITDILRQTPEIPANCQWAIFLRNHDELTLEMVTDKERDYLWNYYAADRRARINLGIRRRLAPLMERDRRRVELLNSLLLSMPGTPTLYYGDEIGMGDNIYLGDRDGVRTPMQWSIDRNGGFSRADPASLVLPPIMDPQYGYLSVNVETQAGDPHSLLNWTRRMLAVRKQSKAFGRGTLKMLSPSNRRILAYTREYTGPDGKHEIILCVANVSRSAQAAELDLSAYAGMVPVEMLGGNAFPPIGQLNFLLTLAPYGFYWFALAAENQMPSWHVEPAQSLPDFTTLVLKKRLEELLEAPSRTTLEQSILPSWLQNRRWFAGKDSAIEKVDIVYGVRFGDPQRPVLLSEIDVTSAGQTLRYQLPFGLLAEDQVGAALPQQLALSRVRRGRQVGLITDAFTLESFVRAVMQGIQASTVLPCADGELRFEPTAGLAALNLGAEPEVRYLSAEQSNSSVVVGGSLVLKLIRKVASGVHPELEMSAYLTAAGFSNISPLLGSVIRRDAQGEDALLMIAQGYLSNQGDAWEWTQNNLERALRDELADAVSEQEQHYNALGELKDFAGMLGQRLGEMHKVLAQPTDNTDFAPQATSAKEAQAIGKDVVAQVENALRLLKQNQGQLNPADQAMVARLLEHRKTVLAHVQELAGKAAGGLRIRVHGDLHLGQVLVIKGDAYLIDFEGEPARPLHERRGKHSPYKDVSGVLRSFDYAAAMAVQLHTVDTTADADAARKRVAERYLIEARQAFVEAYRLAAASLAHEWKDAEGEDAALALFGLEKAAYEVAYEAENRPAWLPVPLHGLYGLLSGLQPFSDLAGPI